One genomic segment of Pseudomonas sp. RU47 includes these proteins:
- the mltF gene encoding membrane-bound lytic murein transglycosylase MltF, whose protein sequence is MFFPTALRPRYAKWLIATGLFLMLGGCVDKPNTLERVKEDGVLRVITRNSPATYFQDRSGETGFEYELVKRFADDLGVELKIETADNLDDLFDQIGKPNGPVLAAAGLVSSEQRKKQVRFSHSYLEVTPQIIYRNGQSRPTDPGDLVGKKIMVLKGSTHAEQLAELKKKFPGIEYEESDAVEVVDLLRMVDEGQIDLTLVDSNEVAMNQVYFTNIRVAFDLGDARSQSWAVGPGEDNSLLNEINAYLDKVQKNGTLQRLKDRYYGHVDVLGYMGATTFAQHLQQRLPKYEQHFKNYAKKEKVDWRLLAAIGYQESLWQPTVTSKTGVRGLMMLTQNTAQAMGVSNRLDPKQSIMGGAKYLAYMKDQLDDSIKEPDRTWFALAAYNVGSGHLDDARKLTAKEGLNPDKWLDVKKILPRLSQKQWYSKTRYGYARGGEPVHFVANIRRYYDILTWVTQPQLEGDQVAEGNLHVPGIDKSKPTQEPAPL, encoded by the coding sequence ATGTTTTTCCCAACGGCTTTGCGTCCGCGGTACGCCAAATGGCTGATCGCAACCGGACTCTTCCTGATGCTCGGTGGCTGTGTTGATAAACCCAACACACTCGAGCGCGTAAAGGAGGATGGTGTGCTGCGGGTGATTACCCGTAACAGCCCCGCCACCTACTTTCAGGATCGCAGCGGTGAAACCGGCTTCGAATACGAGCTGGTGAAGCGCTTCGCCGACGATTTGGGTGTCGAGCTGAAGATCGAGACCGCCGACAACCTCGACGACCTGTTCGATCAGATCGGCAAGCCGAACGGCCCAGTGCTGGCCGCCGCCGGTCTGGTCAGCAGCGAACAGCGCAAGAAGCAGGTGCGCTTCTCGCACTCCTATCTCGAAGTCACCCCGCAGATCATCTACCGCAACGGCCAGTCGCGGCCAACCGATCCCGGCGATCTGGTCGGCAAGAAGATCATGGTGCTCAAGGGCAGCACCCACGCCGAACAACTGGCCGAGCTGAAAAAGAAATTCCCCGGCATCGAATACGAAGAGTCCGACGCGGTTGAAGTGGTCGATCTGCTGCGCATGGTCGATGAAGGGCAGATTGACCTGACCCTGGTCGACTCCAACGAAGTGGCGATGAATCAGGTGTACTTCACCAACATTCGTGTGGCCTTCGACCTCGGCGATGCGCGCAGCCAGAGTTGGGCGGTTGGCCCTGGCGAAGACAACAGCCTGCTCAACGAAATCAACGCGTATCTGGACAAGGTGCAGAAGAACGGCACCCTGCAACGCCTGAAGGATCGCTATTACGGCCACGTCGATGTCCTCGGTTACATGGGCGCCACGACCTTCGCCCAGCACTTGCAGCAGCGCCTGCCGAAATACGAACAGCACTTCAAGAATTATGCGAAGAAAGAGAAAGTCGACTGGCGCCTTCTGGCAGCGATCGGTTATCAGGAATCGCTGTGGCAGCCGACGGTTACCTCGAAGACCGGCGTGCGCGGGCTGATGATGCTGACCCAGAACACCGCGCAGGCGATGGGCGTGTCCAACCGCCTCGACCCCAAGCAGAGCATCATGGGTGGCGCCAAGTACCTGGCTTATATGAAGGATCAGCTCGACGATTCGATCAAGGAACCGGATCGCACCTGGTTTGCCCTGGCGGCGTACAACGTCGGCAGCGGTCATCTGGATGACGCGCGCAAACTGACGGCCAAGGAAGGGTTGAACCCGGACAAATGGCTGGATGTGAAGAAGATCCTGCCGCGCCTGTCGCAGAAGCAGTGGTACAGCAAGACGCGTTATGGCTACGCCCGCGGCGGCGAGCCGGTGCATTTTGTGGCGAACATTCGTCGCTATTACGACATTCTGACCTGGGTGACGCAGCCGCAGCTTGAGGGCGATCAAGTCGCTGAGGGCAATCTGCATGTGCCCGGCATCGACAAATCAAAGCCCACTCAAGAACCTGCCCCGCTCTAA
- the pdxJ gene encoding pyridoxine 5'-phosphate synthase — protein MTTSNRILLGVNIDHVATLRQARGTRYPDPVKAALDAEEAGADGITVHLREDRRHIQERDVLLLKDVLQTRMNFEMGVTEEMMAFAERIRPAHICLVPETRQELTTEGGLDVAGQEERIKAAVERLSKIGSEVSLFIDADERQIAASKRVGAPAIELHTGRYADAETPTEVAEELKRVADGVAFGLAQGLIVNAGHGLHYHNVEAVAAIKGINELNIGHALVAHALFVGFKSAVSEMKALILAAAKH, from the coding sequence GTGACCACCAGCAATCGCATTCTTCTTGGCGTGAACATCGACCACGTCGCCACCCTGCGTCAGGCCCGTGGCACGCGCTACCCGGATCCGGTCAAGGCTGCGCTGGACGCGGAAGAGGCGGGTGCCGACGGCATCACCGTGCACCTGCGTGAAGACCGCCGGCACATTCAGGAGCGCGACGTTCTGCTGCTCAAAGACGTGCTGCAAACCCGCATGAACTTCGAAATGGGCGTCACCGAAGAAATGATGGCGTTCGCCGAGCGTATTCGCCCGGCACACATCTGTCTGGTTCCGGAAACCCGTCAGGAACTGACCACTGAAGGTGGTCTGGATGTCGCGGGGCAGGAAGAGCGGATCAAGGCAGCGGTCGAGCGTCTGTCGAAGATCGGCAGTGAAGTGTCGTTGTTCATCGATGCGGACGAGCGTCAGATCGCTGCGTCGAAGCGCGTCGGTGCGCCTGCAATTGAACTGCACACCGGGCGCTACGCCGATGCCGAAACCCCGACCGAAGTGGCTGAAGAACTAAAGCGCGTTGCCGATGGCGTGGCGTTTGGTTTGGCCCAAGGCTTGATCGTTAACGCGGGTCACGGTTTGCATTACCACAACGTTGAAGCCGTCGCGGCGATCAAGGGCATCAACGAACTGAACATCGGCCATGCGCTGGTGGCACATGCGTTGTTCGTCGGCTTCAAGTCTGCCGTATCGGAAATGAAGGCGCTGATCCTGGCTGCTGCCAAGCACTAA
- the lptG gene encoding LPS export ABC transporter permease LptG encodes MVKLDRYIGSSVFMAIIAVLAIILGLATLFAFIDEMGDVSDTYTLVDVLSFVLLTAPRRLYEMLPMAALIGCLIGLGSLASSSELTVMRAAGVSIGRIVWAVMKPMLVLMLAGVLIGEYVAPATESMAQANRSLAQGSGDAQSAKHGMWHRQGEEFIHINAVQPNGLLYGVTRYHFDKERHLLSSSFAKKAEFDGNHWQLTDVATTKFNERSTEVVNMPTERWDVSLSPQLLSTVVMAPESLSISGLWGYIHYLSEQGLSNGRYWLAFWVKVLQPLVTAALVLMAISFIFGPLRSVTLGQRVFTGVLVGFTFRIVQDLLGPSSLVFGFSPLFAVLVPAGVCALAGVWLLRRAG; translated from the coding sequence GTGGTTAAACTCGACCGCTACATCGGCAGCAGCGTGTTCATGGCGATCATCGCTGTGCTGGCAATCATCCTCGGTCTGGCAACGCTTTTCGCGTTCATCGATGAGATGGGGGATGTCAGCGACACCTACACCCTCGTTGATGTTCTCAGCTTCGTGTTGCTGACCGCGCCACGCCGTCTCTACGAAATGTTGCCAATGGCCGCATTGATCGGTTGCCTGATCGGCCTCGGCAGTCTGGCCAGCAGCAGTGAGCTGACCGTCATGCGCGCCGCTGGCGTGTCCATCGGCCGGATCGTCTGGGCGGTGATGAAGCCAATGCTGGTGCTGATGCTGGCTGGCGTGCTGATCGGCGAATACGTTGCTCCGGCGACCGAAAGCATGGCGCAGGCCAACCGGTCGCTGGCGCAAGGCAGCGGCGACGCGCAAAGCGCCAAGCACGGTATGTGGCACCGTCAGGGTGAAGAGTTCATCCACATCAACGCCGTGCAACCGAACGGCTTGCTGTATGGCGTGACCCGTTATCACTTCGACAAGGAGCGCCATCTGCTCAGTTCGAGCTTCGCCAAAAAGGCTGAGTTCGATGGCAATCACTGGCAGCTCACCGATGTGGCGACGACCAAATTCAATGAGCGCAGCACTGAAGTGGTGAATATGCCGACCGAGCGCTGGGACGTGTCCCTGAGCCCGCAATTGCTGAGCACCGTGGTCATGGCCCCGGAATCGCTGTCGATCAGCGGCCTGTGGGGTTACATCCACTATCTGTCCGAGCAAGGTTTGAGTAACGGCCGTTACTGGCTGGCATTTTGGGTCAAGGTGTTGCAGCCGCTGGTGACCGCCGCGCTGGTACTGATGGCGATCTCCTTCATCTTCGGTCCGCTGCGTTCGGTGACCCTCGGTCAGCGGGTGTTCACCGGCGTGCTGGTCGGTTTCACCTTCCGCATCGTCCAGGATTTGCTGGGCCCGTCGAGCCTGGTGTTCGGTTTCTCGCCGCTGTTCGCGGTACTGGTGCCGGCCGGGGTTTGTGCGCTGGCGGGTGTCTGGCTGCTGCGAAGAGCCGGTTGA
- the lepB gene encoding signal peptidase I, whose product MSLNFPLLLVIAVFVCGLLALLDLLILAPRRRAAIASYQGSVSQPDGVVVEKLNKEPLLVEYGKSFFPVLFIVLVLRSFLVEPFQIPSGSMKPTLDVGDFILVNKFSYGIRLPVVDKKIIEVGDPQRGDVMVFRYPSDPNVNYIKRVVGLPGDTVRYTADKRLFVNGESIAEQMVGAEPGTLGSAELYKEKLGAAEHLIRKEMSRYRATPDRSWTVPAGHYFMMGDNRDNSNDSRYWDDPNIPKDLLGMVPDQNIVGKAFAVWMSWPEPKLSHLPNFSRVGLIK is encoded by the coding sequence ATGTCACTAAATTTCCCGCTGTTGCTGGTCATCGCCGTGTTCGTCTGCGGCCTGTTGGCGTTGCTTGATCTGTTGATCCTGGCACCGCGTCGGCGTGCTGCCATTGCCTCTTATCAAGGCAGCGTCAGCCAGCCTGACGGGGTGGTCGTTGAAAAACTGAACAAAGAACCGCTGCTGGTTGAATACGGCAAGTCGTTCTTCCCGGTGTTGTTCATCGTTCTGGTGCTGCGTTCGTTCCTCGTGGAGCCGTTCCAGATTCCTTCGGGCTCGATGAAGCCAACCCTGGACGTCGGCGACTTCATTCTGGTGAACAAGTTTTCTTACGGGATCCGCCTGCCGGTGGTCGACAAGAAAATCATCGAAGTCGGTGATCCGCAGCGCGGCGATGTGATGGTGTTCCGCTACCCGAGCGATCCGAACGTCAACTACATCAAACGTGTGGTCGGTCTGCCGGGTGACACGGTGCGCTACACCGCCGACAAGCGTCTGTTCGTCAATGGCGAGTCGATTGCCGAGCAGATGGTCGGCGCCGAGCCGGGCACGCTGGGCAGTGCCGAACTGTACAAAGAGAAACTGGGCGCCGCCGAGCATCTGATCCGCAAGGAAATGAGCCGCTACCGCGCCACGCCGGACCGCTCGTGGACAGTACCCGCCGGGCACTACTTCATGATGGGCGACAACCGCGACAACTCGAACGACAGTCGCTATTGGGATGATCCGAACATTCCCAAGGATCTGCTGGGCATGGTTCCCGACCAGAATATCGTCGGCAAGGCCTTCGCGGTCTGGATGAGCTGGCCGGAACCGAAACTCAGTCACCTGCCGAATTTCTCGCGGGTTGGCCTGATCAAGTAA
- the era gene encoding GTPase Era, translated as MTDTNATRCGYVAIVGRPNVGKSTLLNHILGQKLAITSRKPQTTRHNMLGIKTEGDVQAIYVDTPGMHKGGEKALNRYMNKTASAALKDVDVVIFVVDRTKWTDEDQMVLERVQYVTGPLIVALNKTDRIEDKAELMPHLSWLQEQLPNAQIIPISAQHGHNLEALEKVIADHLPENDHFFPEDQITDRSSRFLAAELVREKIMRQMGAELPYQITVEIEEFKQQGKTLHIHALILVERDGQKKIIIGDKGERIKRIGTEARKDMELLFDSKIMLNLWVKVKGGWSDDERALRSLGYGDL; from the coding sequence ATGACTGATACAAATGCAACTCGCTGTGGCTATGTTGCCATCGTCGGCCGTCCCAACGTCGGTAAGTCGACGCTGCTGAACCACATCCTTGGCCAGAAACTCGCGATCACCTCGCGCAAGCCGCAGACCACCCGCCACAACATGCTCGGGATCAAGACCGAAGGTGACGTGCAAGCGATCTACGTCGACACCCCCGGCATGCACAAGGGTGGCGAAAAGGCTCTGAACCGTTACATGAACAAAACCGCTTCGGCGGCGTTGAAAGACGTCGATGTGGTGATTTTCGTCGTTGACCGCACCAAGTGGACCGACGAAGACCAGATGGTTCTCGAGCGCGTGCAGTACGTGACCGGCCCGCTGATCGTCGCGCTGAACAAGACCGACCGCATCGAAGACAAAGCCGAGCTGATGCCGCACCTCAGCTGGTTGCAGGAACAGCTGCCGAACGCGCAGATCATTCCGATTTCCGCGCAGCACGGGCACAACCTCGAAGCGCTGGAAAAAGTGATTGCCGATCATCTGCCGGAGAACGATCACTTCTTCCCGGAAGACCAGATCACTGACCGCAGCAGCCGTTTCCTCGCTGCTGAACTGGTGCGCGAGAAAATCATGCGCCAGATGGGCGCCGAGCTGCCGTACCAGATCACCGTCGAAATCGAAGAGTTCAAGCAGCAGGGCAAAACACTGCACATCCACGCTTTGATCCTCGTTGAACGTGACGGCCAGAAGAAGATCATCATTGGCGACAAGGGCGAGCGCATCAAGCGCATCGGCACCGAAGCGCGCAAGGACATGGAGCTGCTGTTCGACTCCAAGATCATGCTCAACCTGTGGGTCAAGGTGAAGGGCGGCTGGTCTGACGACGAGCGTGCGCTGCGTTCGCTGGGTTACGGCGACCTGTAA
- the lepA gene encoding translation elongation factor 4, with amino-acid sequence MSDLSHIRNFSIIAHIDHGKSTLADRFIQMCGGLAEREMEAQVLDSMDLERERGITIKAHSVTLYYTAKDGIKYQLNFIDTPGHVDFTYEVSRSLAACEGALLVVDAGQGVEAQSVANCYTAIEQGLEVMPVLNKIDLPQADPDRVKDEIEKIIGIDATDAVTCSAKTGLGVDEVLERLVHTIPAPTGNIEDPLQALIIDSWFDNYLGVVSLVRVRHGRVKKGDKILVKSTGKIHLVDSVGVFNPKHTATSDLKAGEVGFIIASIKDIHGAPVGDTLTLSSTPDVEVLPGFKRIQPQVYAGLFPVSSDDFEDFREALQKLTLNDSSLQYTPESSDALGFGFRCGFLGMLHMEIIQERLEREYDLDLITTAPTVIFELVLKTGETIYVDNPSKLPDVSSIEDMREPIVRANILVPQEHLGNVITLCIEKRGVQVDMLFLGNQVQVTYDLPMNEVVLDFFDRLKSTSRGYASLDYHFDRYQSANLVKLDVLINGDKVDALALIVHRDNSHYKGRQLTEKMKELIPRQMFDVAIQAAIGGQIVARTTVKALRKNVLAKCYGGDVSRKKKLLEKQKAGKKRMKQVGNVEIPQEAFLAVLRLDS; translated from the coding sequence GTGAGTGATTTGAGTCATATCCGCAATTTCTCCATCATCGCCCACATTGACCATGGCAAGTCGACGCTGGCTGACCGTTTCATCCAGATGTGTGGCGGCCTGGCCGAGCGTGAAATGGAAGCCCAGGTACTGGATTCCATGGATCTGGAGCGTGAACGCGGGATCACCATCAAGGCCCACAGCGTCACCCTTTATTACACGGCCAAAGACGGCATCAAGTACCAGCTGAACTTCATTGACACCCCGGGCCACGTCGACTTCACCTACGAAGTCAGCCGTTCCCTGGCCGCGTGTGAAGGTGCGTTGCTGGTGGTCGATGCCGGTCAAGGCGTTGAAGCCCAGTCCGTGGCCAACTGCTACACCGCGATCGAGCAGGGCCTTGAGGTCATGCCGGTACTGAACAAGATCGACCTGCCGCAGGCCGATCCTGATCGCGTCAAGGACGAGATCGAGAAGATCATCGGCATCGACGCCACCGACGCCGTCACCTGCAGCGCCAAGACCGGCCTGGGTGTCGACGAAGTGCTTGAGCGTCTGGTGCACACCATTCCTGCGCCGACCGGCAACATCGAAGATCCGCTGCAAGCGTTGATCATCGACTCCTGGTTCGACAACTATCTGGGCGTTGTCTCCCTGGTGCGCGTGCGTCATGGCCGCGTGAAGAAGGGCGACAAGATCCTCGTCAAGTCCACCGGCAAGATCCATCTGGTCGACAGCGTTGGCGTGTTCAACCCGAAGCACACCGCCACGTCTGACCTGAAGGCCGGCGAAGTGGGCTTCATCATCGCCAGCATCAAGGACATTCACGGTGCACCGGTCGGTGACACCCTGACCCTGAGCTCGACCCCGGACGTTGAAGTGCTGCCCGGCTTCAAACGCATCCAGCCACAGGTTTACGCCGGTCTGTTCCCGGTCAGCTCCGATGACTTCGAAGATTTCCGCGAAGCGCTGCAGAAGCTGACCCTCAACGACTCGTCGCTGCAGTACACCCCGGAAAGCTCCGACGCACTGGGCTTCGGCTTCCGTTGCGGCTTCCTTGGCATGCTGCACATGGAGATCATTCAGGAGCGCCTGGAGCGCGAGTACGACCTGGACCTGATCACCACCGCGCCAACCGTAATCTTCGAGCTGGTACTGAAAACCGGTGAAACGATTTACGTCGATAACCCATCCAAGCTTCCGGATGTCTCGTCGATCGAAGACATGCGCGAGCCGATCGTGCGCGCCAATATTCTGGTGCCGCAGGAACACCTGGGCAACGTCATCACCCTGTGCATCGAGAAGCGCGGCGTTCAAGTCGACATGCTGTTCCTCGGCAATCAGGTGCAAGTCACTTACGACCTGCCGATGAACGAAGTGGTCCTGGACTTCTTCGACCGTCTCAAATCCACCAGTCGCGGCTATGCTTCGCTGGATTACCATTTCGACCGTTACCAATCGGCTAATCTGGTGAAACTGGACGTGTTGATCAACGGCGACAAGGTCGATGCCCTCGCACTGATCGTGCACCGTGACAACTCGCACTACAAAGGTCGCCAGTTGACCGAGAAGATGAAAGAACTGATTCCTCGTCAGATGTTCGACGTGGCGATTCAAGCTGCCATTGGTGGTCAGATCGTTGCCCGGACAACCGTCAAGGCACTCAGAAAGAACGTATTGGCCAAATGCTACGGTGGTGACGTCAGCCGTAAGAAGAAACTGCTCGAGAAGCAAAAGGCCGGTAAGAAACGCATGAAGCAGGTCGGCAACGTGGAAATTCCACAAGAAGCCTTCCTTGCCGTGCTCAGGTTGGATAGTTAG
- the recO gene encoding DNA repair protein RecO translates to MSQNPPPAQPAYVLHSRAYRETSALVDFLTPQGRLRAVLRSARGKAGTLARPFVSLEVEFRGKGELKNVGRMESSGTSAWLNGEALFSGLYLNELLIRLLPAEDPHPGVFDHYAATLLALAEGRPLEPLLRSFEWRLLDDLGYGFSLNTDIHGEPVAPDGLYRLQVDAGLERVFLLQPGLFNGVELLAMAEADWSAPGALSAAKRLMRQALAVHLGGRPLVSRELFRKP, encoded by the coding sequence ATGTCGCAAAACCCGCCTCCCGCCCAACCTGCCTACGTCCTGCACAGTCGCGCCTATCGCGAAACCAGTGCGTTGGTGGATTTCCTCACGCCGCAAGGTCGGCTGCGGGCGGTGTTGCGCAGTGCGCGGGGCAAGGCCGGGACATTGGCGCGGCCGTTCGTGTCGCTGGAAGTCGAATTCCGTGGCAAGGGGGAGCTGAAGAATGTCGGACGTATGGAGAGTTCTGGCACTTCGGCGTGGCTCAATGGCGAGGCGCTGTTCAGTGGTCTCTATCTCAATGAGCTGCTGATCCGTCTGCTGCCCGCTGAAGATCCGCACCCGGGTGTATTCGATCACTACGCCGCGACCTTGCTGGCACTGGCTGAAGGCCGTCCGCTGGAGCCGTTGCTACGTTCGTTCGAATGGCGACTGTTGGACGATCTCGGTTATGGCTTCTCGCTGAACACCGATATCCACGGCGAGCCCGTCGCGCCAGACGGTCTCTATCGTCTGCAAGTGGATGCGGGGCTTGAGCGGGTTTTCCTATTGCAACCCGGCCTGTTCAACGGCGTCGAATTACTGGCCATGGCCGAAGCCGACTGGAGCGCTCCCGGCGCGTTGTCCGCCGCCAAGCGCTTGATGAGGCAGGCCTTGGCCGTTCATTTGGGCGGTCGCCCTCTCGTCAGTCGCGAGCTGTTTCGCAAGCCCTAG
- the rnc gene encoding ribonuclease III has translation MSVSLSRLERQLGYTFKDQELMLLALTHRSFAGRNNERLEFLGDAILNFVAGEALFDRFPLAREGQLSRLRARLVKGETLAVLARGFDLGDYLRLGSGELKSGGFRRESILADALEALIGAIYLDAGMDMARERVLAWLAGEFEGLTLVDTNKDPKTRLQEHLQSRGCDLPRYEVVDIQGEPHCRTFFVECEVVLLNEKSRGQGVSRRIAEQVAAAAALIALGVENGND, from the coding sequence GTGAGCGTTTCTCTAAGCCGTCTCGAGCGCCAGCTCGGTTACACCTTCAAGGATCAGGAGCTGATGCTGCTGGCCCTCACGCACCGCAGTTTTGCCGGGCGTAACAACGAACGCCTGGAATTCCTCGGCGATGCCATCCTCAACTTCGTTGCCGGCGAGGCACTGTTCGATCGCTTCCCGCTGGCCCGCGAAGGCCAGTTGTCGCGTTTGCGCGCACGCTTGGTAAAAGGTGAGACGCTGGCCGTACTGGCGCGCGGTTTCGACCTTGGCGATTACCTGCGACTGGGTTCCGGTGAGTTGAAAAGCGGCGGCTTCCGTCGCGAATCGATTCTGGCCGACGCCCTCGAAGCCTTGATCGGTGCGATCTACCTTGATGCCGGCATGGACATGGCGCGTGAGCGCGTGCTGGCCTGGCTGGCCGGCGAGTTCGAAGGCCTGACGCTGGTCGACACCAACAAGGATCCGAAAACCCGCCTGCAGGAACACCTGCAATCGCGCGGTTGCGATCTGCCACGCTATGAAGTGGTGGATATCCAGGGCGAGCCGCACTGCCGAACCTTCTTCGTCGAGTGCGAAGTTGTCTTACTGAATGAAAAAAGCCGAGGTCAGGGTGTGAGCCGTCGTATTGCCGAACAGGTAGCGGCCGCCGCAGCACTGATTGCCCTGGGCGTGGAGAATGGCAATGACTGA